The Rhodocytophaga rosea genome has a segment encoding these proteins:
- a CDS encoding glycosyltransferase family 1 protein, translating to MNSTFNQTIPTPGRDETDVHVPAKQVDYFSEVAGKTKTTNGESWVSFADLAQPLPDLVCFSHLRWDFVFQRPQHLLSRFGKQIRVFVVEEPIFDAAEPRMDISSRGEKLWIAVPHLPGGRSGEEIDQMQKQLVDELLEQQGIRQFIAWYYTPMALSFSGHLKPTVTVYDCMDELSAFAGAPPQLIDREKELFRRADLVFTGGQSLYESKKSRHQAVYAFPSSIEREHFAQAKNELPQPADQKDIPHPRMGFYGVIDERMDIELVSEVARMRPDWHIILLGPVVKIDPASLPQYPNLHYPGMKSYKELPAYLSGWDVALLPFAMNESTKFISPTKTPEYLSAGKPVVSTPIRDVIKPYGELGLVHIAATAEEFVDAIEKALIQTSDTKWQADVDQFLSQLSWDKTWAHMTHLICSQLMSKNENSKSGVQQF from the coding sequence ATGAATTCAACATTCAACCAAACTATTCCTACACCAGGTAGGGACGAAACAGATGTGCATGTGCCTGCCAAGCAGGTAGATTATTTTTCAGAAGTGGCAGGTAAAACAAAGACAACCAACGGGGAGTCGTGGGTTTCTTTTGCTGACTTAGCTCAACCTTTACCTGATCTTGTGTGTTTTTCTCATTTACGCTGGGACTTTGTGTTTCAACGCCCACAGCATTTACTGAGCCGCTTTGGCAAGCAAATCCGGGTATTCGTTGTGGAAGAACCTATATTCGATGCGGCCGAACCCAGAATGGATATAAGCAGCCGGGGTGAAAAGCTATGGATTGCTGTTCCGCATTTGCCGGGAGGCCGTTCAGGAGAAGAGATCGACCAGATGCAAAAACAGCTGGTAGATGAATTATTGGAGCAACAAGGAATCCGCCAGTTTATTGCCTGGTATTATACACCTATGGCACTCAGCTTTAGCGGACACCTGAAGCCCACTGTAACGGTTTATGATTGTATGGATGAACTCTCTGCCTTTGCCGGAGCACCTCCACAATTGATTGACCGGGAAAAAGAGCTATTCAGAAGAGCTGACCTGGTATTTACTGGCGGACAAAGCTTGTATGAATCTAAAAAAAGCCGTCATCAGGCTGTATACGCTTTTCCCAGTAGTATTGAACGGGAACATTTTGCTCAGGCTAAAAATGAATTGCCACAGCCCGCAGATCAAAAGGATATTCCACATCCACGGATGGGATTTTATGGTGTGATTGACGAGCGCATGGACATTGAACTGGTAAGTGAAGTTGCCCGTATGCGTCCTGACTGGCATATTATTCTGTTAGGTCCGGTAGTAAAAATTGATCCGGCTAGCTTACCTCAGTATCCTAATCTGCATTATCCGGGCATGAAATCATATAAAGAACTGCCTGCCTATTTAAGTGGTTGGGATGTAGCTTTGCTGCCTTTTGCCATGAACGAATCGACTAAATTTATAAGCCCGACCAAAACTCCGGAATATTTATCTGCCGGAAAACCGGTGGTGTCTACGCCCATCCGGGATGTAATAAAACCATATGGAGAACTAGGTCTGGTACATATTGCTGCTACGGCAGAAGAATTTGTAGATGCCATCGAAAAAGCTTTGATACAAACATCAGATACCAAATGGCAGGCTGATGTAGACCAGTTTTTGTCGCAGCTTTCCTGGGATAAAACATGGGCGCATATGACTCATTTGATCTGTAGCCAGCTCATGAGTAAAAATGAGAACAGCAAATCGGGAGTACAACAATTTTAA
- a CDS encoding family 1 glycosylhydrolase, with translation MNKFMFATGIENSYPTIKLPNGSVKRVDEMEKAGHYQHWYEDFRLVKESGIEFLRYGPPFYKTFVAPGVYDWSFTDDTFHVMQEMGITPIVDLCHFGVPDWLENFQNPDFPMHFMEYARAFARRFPYLKLYTPINEIFITAMFSAQYGWWNERLHSEHSYVTALKNLCKANLLAMQAILEVQPKAVFIQSESCEYFHAEDPSCQKRADFLNMKRFLPLDLTVGYASSTEVQKYLFQHGMTKQEYSWFRNNPCPGTCVIGTDYYYTNEHMVHPNGHTSASGDLFGYYVIAQQYYKRYRLPMMHTETNMKEPNSVEWLKKQWANLVRLRMDGVPVIGFTWYSLVDQVDWDTALREDNGHVNSLGMYDMNRNVRPLGLAYQNLIRDWSHIAELKWDSTLLKTNKYAKKLELVKA, from the coding sequence ATGAATAAATTCATGTTTGCCACCGGCATCGAAAACAGTTACCCTACTATCAAATTACCCAACGGATCTGTGAAGCGTGTGGATGAAATGGAGAAAGCCGGTCATTATCAGCACTGGTATGAGGATTTCAGACTCGTGAAAGAAAGTGGTATAGAATTTTTGCGGTATGGACCGCCTTTTTATAAAACCTTTGTAGCTCCTGGTGTATATGACTGGAGTTTTACTGATGATACGTTTCATGTGATGCAGGAGATGGGCATTACGCCCATTGTAGACCTTTGTCATTTTGGAGTGCCCGACTGGCTGGAAAACTTCCAGAACCCTGATTTTCCCATGCATTTTATGGAATATGCCAGGGCATTTGCCAGACGTTTCCCTTACCTGAAACTGTATACGCCGATCAATGAAATTTTTATTACAGCCATGTTCTCTGCCCAGTATGGCTGGTGGAATGAAAGGTTGCACAGTGAACACAGCTACGTAACAGCGCTTAAGAATTTGTGTAAAGCCAATTTACTGGCCATGCAAGCTATTCTGGAAGTGCAACCCAAAGCTGTATTTATTCAGAGTGAATCCTGTGAGTATTTTCATGCGGAAGATCCCAGCTGCCAGAAAAGAGCTGATTTTCTGAACATGAAGCGTTTTCTGCCCCTTGATTTAACGGTTGGTTATGCTTCCAGTACAGAAGTGCAGAAATATCTTTTCCAGCATGGCATGACCAAACAGGAATATAGCTGGTTCCGCAATAATCCTTGCCCTGGTACATGTGTAATTGGTACCGATTATTATTATACCAACGAACACATGGTGCATCCCAACGGACATACTTCTGCATCCGGCGACTTATTCGGCTATTATGTAATTGCCCAGCAATATTATAAGCGCTACCGATTGCCTATGATGCATACAGAAACTAATATGAAAGAACCCAATTCAGTGGAGTGGTTGAAGAAACAATGGGCAAACTTGGTAAGACTCAGAATGGATGGAGTTCCGGTAATTGGCTTTACCTGGTATAGCTTAGTAGACCAGGTAGACTGGGATACAGCGCTCCGTGAAGACAATGGACATGTAAATTCCCTGGGTATGTATGACATGAATCGTAATGTACGTCCTCTAGGACTTGCCTACCAGAACCTGATCAGAGACTGGAGCCATATAGCTGAATTGAAATGGGATTCAACTCTATTAAAGACAAACAAGTATGCTAAAAAGCTTGAATTAGTAAAAGCGTAA
- a CDS encoding GNAT family N-acetyltransferase, whose amino-acid sequence MTQIRTASYQDIDTLTQVGKQAFYETFARHNTESDMQLYLSANFTNEKLKQEFEDNNSHFYVAEHEEEVAGYVKLRTGEEPIELKGRKHIEIERIYVLSQFQGKQIGKELMAASIEMARQKGCEVLWLGVWEHNQKAIQFYQKWGFEIFGSHGFVLGTDQQTDFLMKLEL is encoded by the coding sequence ATGACACAAATTAGAACTGCTTCCTATCAAGACATAGATACCTTAACACAAGTGGGTAAACAGGCATTTTATGAGACTTTTGCCAGGCACAATACCGAGTCAGATATGCAACTATACTTGTCTGCCAACTTCACGAATGAAAAACTAAAACAGGAGTTTGAGGATAACAATTCTCATTTTTATGTAGCTGAACACGAGGAAGAAGTGGCTGGCTATGTAAAGCTGCGTACCGGAGAAGAACCAATAGAGCTTAAAGGCCGAAAACATATAGAGATTGAAAGAATATATGTACTGAGCCAGTTTCAGGGCAAACAGATAGGCAAAGAATTGATGGCCGCCAGCATCGAAATGGCCAGGCAAAAAGGCTGTGAAGTGCTGTGGTTAGGTGTGTGGGAACATAACCAGAAAGCCATTCAATTTTACCAGAAATGGGGATTTGAAATATTTGGTTCGCATGGGTTTGTTCTGGGAACTGACCAGCAAACTGACTTTCTCATGAAACTTGAATTGTGA
- a CDS encoding carboxymuconolactone decarboxylase family protein, protein METFLAPIENPNSLGMKLAYFFTKKYFGKVLMPLKVHSARLPTAFGKFYAKISQLDKKLVLPEEMVLLIRQHVAQLNICLFCIDISRATAIQASMNEEKINELVNYRSSLLFSEREKAALDYATELTKDKQVNPGTFKKLAYYFSEREICEIVYLVASEHVYNLTNIGLNIHSDMLCDITKLKK, encoded by the coding sequence ATGGAAACCTTTCTTGCTCCTATTGAAAACCCTAACAGTTTGGGAATGAAACTGGCTTACTTTTTCACAAAAAAATATTTTGGCAAAGTGTTGATGCCCTTAAAAGTACATTCTGCCAGGTTGCCAACCGCATTTGGCAAGTTCTATGCAAAGATTTCCCAGTTAGACAAAAAGCTGGTATTACCTGAAGAGATGGTTTTGTTGATCCGGCAGCATGTAGCACAGCTTAATATATGCCTGTTTTGTATCGATATAAGCCGGGCGACAGCCATACAAGCATCCATGAATGAAGAAAAAATCAATGAACTGGTGAATTACCGCTCCAGCCTGTTATTTTCCGAAAGAGAAAAAGCCGCCCTTGATTATGCAACTGAACTCACAAAAGACAAACAAGTAAACCCCGGTACATTTAAAAAGTTAGCTTACTATTTTTCGGAACGTGAAATTTGCGAGATCGTATATCTGGTGGCAAGTGAACATGTATACAACCTTACCAATATTGGCCTCAATATTCATTCGGATATGCTTTGCGACATTACAAAACTTAAAAAGTAG
- a CDS encoding DoxX family protein, which translates to MSSLTHSPALGNYLKARVIAYWLVTAFIVFELIYGALWDFNVLNQGYVYEILRHLGYPLYLATILAVSKVAAAVVISIPGFRLLKEWAYAGVTVLFMGAFISHLAVGDGLDKSIWSLLFGVLTLISWALRPQNRRLI; encoded by the coding sequence ATGTCATCACTCACACACAGCCCTGCTCTGGGCAATTATCTTAAAGCCAGAGTTATTGCTTACTGGCTTGTAACCGCATTTATCGTATTTGAGCTGATCTATGGTGCTCTCTGGGATTTTAATGTACTCAATCAGGGGTACGTGTATGAAATTTTAAGGCACCTGGGATATCCGCTTTATCTGGCTACAATTTTGGCGGTTAGCAAAGTGGCAGCGGCAGTAGTGATCAGTATTCCAGGATTCCGCCTGTTAAAAGAATGGGCATATGCCGGAGTTACTGTTCTGTTCATGGGTGCCTTTATTTCACATTTGGCCGTTGGAGATGGCCTGGACAAATCCATTTGGTCATTATTGTTCGGAGTACTTACCCTTATTTCATGGGCGCTACGGCCACAAAACAGAAGACTTATCTAG
- a CDS encoding sigma-70 family RNA polymerase sigma factor, translating to MTPDSGYIIDEKYTDVLFPYAYNILGAVEDARDTVQEVLTKHLSATKEHITDEKNYLIRSVINFAINLKTRRKKTRRKDDIWLPEPVASDDTADKNLHLNEILSYSLLALMERLNARERAVFILRESFDYSHLEIAGILSITEEHLRKLLSRAKASIQKPLPRHNRPPDAHERDVLERFLGAIRRRDIQQLESIMAADIQFYADGGGKIPLAAKECAGASQVAALQMVIYQKYLLSARLEYITVNHQPALLSYVRDRLTSCQVFNLHPELGTLQQIHVVLDPDKLKLLSKQFKP from the coding sequence ATGACACCAGACTCCGGCTATATAATCGATGAAAAGTACACAGATGTTCTTTTTCCCTATGCTTACAATATTCTTGGGGCCGTAGAAGATGCCAGAGACACCGTTCAGGAAGTGTTAACAAAGCATCTTTCTGCTACCAAAGAACACATTACCGACGAAAAAAATTATCTAATCAGATCAGTTATCAATTTCGCCATCAATCTGAAAACCCGGCGGAAAAAAACAAGGCGTAAAGATGACATATGGTTACCCGAACCTGTAGCCAGCGACGATACAGCCGATAAAAATCTTCATTTGAATGAAATATTATCTTATTCATTACTAGCGTTAATGGAGCGATTGAATGCCAGGGAACGGGCCGTATTTATCCTGCGTGAGAGCTTCGATTATTCCCACCTTGAGATTGCCGGAATCTTATCTATTACCGAAGAACACTTGCGTAAATTACTCAGCCGGGCAAAAGCAAGTATACAGAAGCCCCTTCCCAGACACAACAGGCCACCAGATGCCCATGAACGGGATGTACTAGAGCGTTTCCTGGGTGCCATCCGCCGGCGGGATATTCAACAATTGGAAAGTATAATGGCAGCCGACATTCAATTTTATGCGGATGGAGGAGGCAAGATACCGCTTGCTGCCAAAGAATGTGCCGGAGCAAGCCAGGTAGCTGCTTTACAAATGGTGATCTACCAGAAATATCTCCTTTCTGCAAGGTTAGAGTACATCACCGTCAATCATCAGCCTGCCCTCTTGTCTTATGTGAGAGACCGTCTGACCTCCTGCCAGGTGTTTAATTTGCATCCTGAACTCGGCACTCTTCAACAAATTCATGTGGTCCTGGACCCGGATAAGTTAAAATTATTGTCAAAGCAATTTAAACCCTAA
- a CDS encoding glycosyl hydrolase, whose product MKKLIQLFLLLFLLYGTDTIVRAQVTVPVREGKPWAYWWWMGSAITREGIKQNLEAYARAGMGGLHIIPIYGVKGFESQYISYLSPQWMEMLQYTVQEAGRLNMGIDMSMGTGWPFGGKQVTREAAAKKFMVREFVIPAGKPFSYPIKTDPTHKEALLQVASLYTAQNEFIQDVTGTVDPQGNIHIKSAAQLRKLVVLYSVPTGQKVKRAAPGGEGLVLDYFSKDALQHYTTSFQEAFEQFKTDKYKVRSFYNDSYEVYGANWTDNFLQEFSKRRGYDFSRYIHLLNDTVFSEQGTRVLTDYQETISDLLLENFTQPWAVWVKERGLITRNQAHGSPGNILDYYAAVDIPETESFGSKQFDIPLYRLDKDFDEKRFGKPNRLTMKFASSAANISGKPLVSAETSTWLGDHFKVAPSQIKPLLDEQFTAGVNHIFFHGITYSPPDIPWPGWLFYASTNYAPSSHFWNYMPEITGYISRIQSVMQQTRPDNNVLLYFPIYDLWSKPKGKSMIQLLDVHYASNEWLLNASVGKTGQVLLDKGYQFDYISDRQLQALEANTRGELLTNANIPYQTLVIPACTHMPLETMKAIVRLVEKGVEVVFVENVPQRIPGFHNYASREGEMKQLQARLKASKNTIIISPLQTLTQDLMNIGVQRESLADQQLSFIRKNHAEGKVYFVTNLHNRFTADTIQLNTSAQSVELYNPLMQEKGLVPFKQAGAKSIKLYLTLAPGQSCIITTYAKKQAGNNYVYQLPDEAAPISLQGNWNLTFTTGEPAIPAAVTTSQLTSWTTLGDSLTQYFSGTGVYTLQFTLPATATLSKGFLLDLGDVREMAQVTINGQNIGKVWSLPYRLYIKPGILKKENTLQIAVTNLSANRIRYMDKQKVEWKKFHEINFVNIRYEPFDAAKWEPVVSGLLGPVQLIPLK is encoded by the coding sequence ATGAAAAAACTCATTCAACTATTTCTGCTGCTGTTTCTTCTGTATGGAACAGATACAATCGTGCGGGCACAAGTAACTGTTCCAGTAAGAGAAGGTAAACCCTGGGCATACTGGTGGTGGATGGGTAGTGCTATAACCAGAGAGGGGATCAAACAAAACCTGGAAGCATATGCCAGGGCAGGAATGGGTGGCTTGCATATTATTCCTATTTATGGGGTAAAAGGCTTTGAATCACAGTATATTTCTTATTTAAGTCCGCAATGGATGGAGATGTTGCAGTATACCGTGCAGGAAGCAGGCAGGCTAAATATGGGAATAGACATGTCGATGGGAACTGGCTGGCCATTTGGAGGAAAACAGGTAACCAGGGAGGCAGCAGCCAAAAAGTTTATGGTCAGAGAATTCGTAATTCCAGCAGGAAAGCCTTTCAGTTATCCCATCAAAACAGATCCCACCCATAAAGAGGCTTTGCTGCAAGTGGCCTCTTTGTATACTGCTCAAAACGAATTTATACAGGATGTAACGGGTACAGTAGATCCGCAGGGAAATATACATATAAAATCTGCGGCCCAGCTTAGAAAATTAGTTGTATTGTATTCGGTGCCTACCGGGCAGAAAGTAAAAAGAGCTGCTCCCGGCGGCGAAGGGCTGGTGCTGGATTATTTTAGTAAAGATGCCCTGCAACACTATACAACTTCTTTTCAGGAAGCTTTTGAACAATTTAAAACAGATAAGTATAAAGTCCGGTCTTTTTATAATGATTCCTATGAAGTATATGGCGCTAATTGGACAGACAATTTTCTGCAGGAATTCAGCAAACGCCGCGGATATGATTTCAGCCGGTATATTCATCTGCTGAATGATACTGTTTTTTCTGAGCAGGGTACAAGGGTACTAACCGATTACCAGGAAACTATTTCCGATCTGCTGCTGGAAAATTTTACCCAACCCTGGGCAGTATGGGTTAAAGAAAGGGGCTTGATTACCCGTAACCAGGCACATGGTTCACCAGGAAATATACTGGATTATTATGCGGCAGTAGATATTCCCGAAACTGAATCATTTGGCAGTAAGCAGTTTGATATTCCGCTTTACCGGCTCGACAAGGATTTTGATGAAAAACGCTTTGGTAAACCCAACCGGCTCACTATGAAATTTGCTTCTTCAGCAGCGAATATTTCCGGTAAACCACTGGTAAGTGCTGAAACCTCCACCTGGCTGGGCGATCATTTTAAAGTTGCTCCTTCCCAGATCAAACCTCTGTTAGATGAACAGTTTACAGCCGGTGTAAATCATATATTCTTTCATGGCATTACCTATTCTCCACCGGATATTCCCTGGCCGGGATGGCTGTTTTATGCCTCTACCAATTACGCTCCCAGTTCTCATTTCTGGAACTATATGCCAGAGATTACAGGGTATATCAGCCGCATACAATCGGTGATGCAGCAGACCAGGCCGGATAATAACGTATTGTTATATTTTCCCATCTACGATTTATGGAGCAAGCCCAAAGGCAAAAGTATGATTCAACTACTGGATGTACATTATGCATCAAATGAATGGCTGCTTAATGCAAGTGTAGGTAAAACCGGCCAGGTATTACTCGACAAGGGCTACCAGTTCGATTATATCTCCGACAGGCAGTTACAAGCATTAGAGGCAAATACAAGAGGCGAACTTCTCACAAATGCCAATATACCTTACCAGACGCTGGTTATTCCTGCTTGTACCCATATGCCGCTGGAAACCATGAAAGCCATTGTCAGGCTGGTTGAAAAGGGAGTAGAAGTAGTTTTTGTTGAGAATGTACCTCAACGTATACCGGGTTTTCACAATTATGCTTCAAGAGAAGGAGAGATGAAACAGCTACAAGCCAGGTTAAAAGCAAGTAAAAACACTATAATAATCAGCCCATTACAAACACTTACACAAGACTTGATGAATATAGGCGTACAGAGAGAGTCTCTGGCTGACCAGCAACTTAGTTTTATCCGGAAAAACCATGCGGAAGGTAAAGTCTACTTCGTTACAAATCTGCACAACAGGTTTACAGCAGATACCATTCAACTGAATACTTCAGCACAGAGTGTAGAATTATATAATCCTTTAATGCAGGAGAAAGGACTGGTACCTTTTAAACAGGCAGGTGCAAAATCAATCAAACTCTATCTGACATTAGCACCAGGACAATCTTGCATTATTACCACGTATGCCAAAAAGCAAGCTGGGAACAACTATGTCTATCAATTGCCAGATGAAGCAGCTCCTATTTCTTTACAAGGTAACTGGAACCTGACTTTTACAACCGGTGAACCTGCCATACCTGCTGCTGTTACTACCAGCCAGCTTACCTCCTGGACTACACTGGGAGATTCTCTTACCCAATACTTTAGTGGCACAGGTGTATATACTTTACAATTTACACTACCTGCTACTGCTACTCTTTCCAAAGGTTTTCTGCTTGACCTGGGCGATGTGCGGGAAATGGCCCAGGTAACCATCAACGGGCAAAATATAGGAAAAGTATGGTCTTTGCCATATCGCCTGTACATCAAACCCGGAATCCTGAAAAAAGAAAATACCCTCCAAATTGCTGTTACTAATCTATCTGCGAACCGCATCCGCTACATGGATAAGCAGAAAGTAGAATGGAAGAAATTTCATGAGATAAACTTTGTGAACATCCGCTATGAGCCTTTTGATGCAGCAAAGTGGGAGCCGGTAGTTTCAGGTTTGTTAGGACCAGTACAGTTAATTCCTTTAAAATGA